Proteins encoded by one window of Melanotaenia boesemani isolate fMelBoe1 chromosome 10, fMelBoe1.pri, whole genome shotgun sequence:
- the LOC121647488 gene encoding spore coat protein SP65-like, which produces MDTTMATTKGLVQKAILMVFIYLDGLKLLLGKQTPQNRNHPTMANLGPSCTMRWGTISTQQRICRNSFIICLDTTMTADTIMVQGNISTMGWDITMGWDITMGRDITTTTTTMGRAHTTTTKGQTTTTGPANTTTTGPANTTTTGPANTTTTGPANTTTTGPATTTGPVTTTGQVTTGPVTTTGQVTTGPVTTTGQVTTGPVTTTGQVTMGPVTTTTTGQVTTGPVNTTTGPVTTDRIDK; this is translated from the exons ATGGACACCACCATGGCCACCACAAAGGGGCTGGTTCAAAAGGCCATTCTCATG GTTTTCATTTACCTGGACGGGTTGAAATTGTTGTTGGGAAAGCAGACCCCCCAAAACAGGAATCATCCCACCATGGCAAACCTTGGTCCATCTTGCACCATGCGCTGGGGCACCATCTCCACCCAACAAAGAATCTGCCGCAACTCTTTCATCATCTGTTTGGACACCACCATGACTGCCGACACCATCATGGTCCAGGGCAACATAAGCACCATGGGCTGGGACATCACCATGGGCTGGGACATCACCATGGGCCGGgacatcaccaccaccaccaccaccatgggCCGGgcccacaccaccaccaccaaggGCCAGACCACCACCACGGGCCCggccaacaccaccaccacggGCCCggccaacaccaccaccacggGCCCggccaacaccaccaccacggGCCCggccaacaccaccaccacggGCCCGGCCACCACCACGGGCCCGGTCACCACCACGGGCCAGGTCACCACGGGCCCGGTCACCACCACGGGCCAGGTCACCACGGGCCCGGTCACCACCACGGGCCAGGTCACCACGGGCCCGGTCACCACCACGGGCCAGGTCACCATGGGCCCggtcaccaccaccaccacggGCCAGGTCACCACGGGCCCGGTCAACACCACCACGGGCCCGGTCACCACAGACAGGATAGACAAATGA
- the LOC121647489 gene encoding enkurin-like has translation MSRDICPKESVYNWLAKDSKVAEAETEKLPRYVSKFRPAVIRESKLNKHAMRTMGPIKVELPCPDKFLKKHSKEPKLHENSSKDTQHTQLCTARKPSVLTMTDQPPRGIQAKTNFRKASVAVPTKPECRRVVSSRGHCQLLENSGLVPKYIMKKEYGKIPVYLQRRREAQQRAQEHQRVMQEEKERRAIRHLPDEERQTILKTMKEEWKTTMQEYQKLPFLIENPSAIRYEKQFGKRLDELEKNITFLESFKTIIILNDEVSQCSEHLQDLALDSK, from the exons ATGTCCAGAGACATTTGCCCAAAGGAATCAGTGTATAATTGGCTAGCAAAGGATTCCAAGGTTGCAGAGGCTGAAACTGAAAAGCTGCCAAG GTATGTGTCCAAGTTCAGACCGGCTGTCATTCGTGAGAGCAAGCTAAACAAACATGCAATGAGGACGATGGGACCGATAAAAGTGGAACTGCCATGTCCAGATAAATTCCtcaaaaaacattcaaaagaGCCCAAACTGCATGAAA ATTCCTCAAAAGATACCCAACATACCCAGCTGTGCACTGCAAGGAAGCCTTCGGTCCTTACAATGACTGACCAGCCACCGAGGGGAATTCAGGCCAAGACGAACTTCAGGAAAGCATCTGTAGCTGTCCCTACAAAGCCTGAATGCAGACGAGTTGTCAGCAGTCGGGGACATTGTCAACTCCTGGAAAACTCTGGACTTGTCCCAAAATACATAATGAAAAAG GAATATGGTAAAATACCTGTGTACCTGCAGAGGCGCAGAGAAGCACAGCAGAGGGCTCAGGAGCATCAGAGAGTAATGCAGGAAGAGAAGGAGCGCAGAGCCATCCGACATCTGCCAGATGAGGAGCGACAAACTATCCTGAAG ACCATGAAGGAGGAGTGGAAAACAACCATGCAGGAGTACCAGAAACTCCCTTTTCTCATTGAAAATCCATCTGCAATAAGATACGAGAAGCAGTTTGGAAAGAGATTGGATGAGCTGGAGAAAAATATAACGTTTCTTGAGAGCTTCAAAACCATCATCATACTCAATGATGAAGTATCACAATGCAGTGAACATCTCCAGGACCTTGCATTAGATagtaaatga